From a single Daphnia pulex isolate KAP4 chromosome 2, ASM2113471v1 genomic region:
- the LOC124188380 gene encoding diuretic hormone class 2-like isoform X1 yields MSRFVMTIFFLLVACLALIVPGSAAPPRQSLKWRKFWRPMLVDLDDPDSVMEVITRLERSLLRNSDYEHQKRGVDFGLGRGYSGSQAAKHLMGLAAANYAIGPGRKRRDTTESTPEDVKTGAIN; encoded by the exons ATGTCCCGCTTCGTAATGACCATATTCTTTCTGTTGGTGGCCTGTTTGGCTCTCATCGTTCCAGGAAGCGCAGCACCGCCCAG GCAAAGCTTGAAGTGGAGGAAGTTCTG GAGACCCATGTTAGTTGATCTGGATGATCCTGACAGCGTGATGGAGGTTATCACGCGATTGGAGCGCAGCTTGTTGCGCAATTCCGATTACGAACA CCAGAAAAGAGGAGTCGATTTCGGACTCGGTCGTGGCTACTCCGGGTCTCAAGCGGCTAAGCACCTAATGGGTTTAGCAGCAGCTAATTACGCCATCGGACCCGGCCGTAAGCGCCGTGACACGACGGAGTCCACTCCCGAAGACGTCAAGACCGGAGCAATca
- the LOC124188380 gene encoding diuretic hormone class 2-like isoform X2: protein MSRFVMTIFFLLVACLALIVPGSAAPPRRPMLVDLDDPDSVMEVITRLERSLLRNSDYEHQKRGVDFGLGRGYSGSQAAKHLMGLAAANYAIGPGRKRRDTTESTPEDVKTGAIN, encoded by the exons ATGTCCCGCTTCGTAATGACCATATTCTTTCTGTTGGTGGCCTGTTTGGCTCTCATCGTTCCAGGAAGCGCAGCACCGCCCAG GAGACCCATGTTAGTTGATCTGGATGATCCTGACAGCGTGATGGAGGTTATCACGCGATTGGAGCGCAGCTTGTTGCGCAATTCCGATTACGAACA CCAGAAAAGAGGAGTCGATTTCGGACTCGGTCGTGGCTACTCCGGGTCTCAAGCGGCTAAGCACCTAATGGGTTTAGCAGCAGCTAATTACGCCATCGGACCCGGCCGTAAGCGCCGTGACACGACGGAGTCCACTCCCGAAGACGTCAAGACCGGAGCAATca